From Amphiura filiformis unplaced genomic scaffold, Afil_fr2py scaffold_23, whole genome shotgun sequence, a single genomic window includes:
- the LOC140143564 gene encoding uncharacterized protein F54H12.2-like: MAFVHDHSAECTSSQLDIFSLPPTQTSILQGHWVSHHPVTTIADNGPLEFVISGNEEYLSLSDSYLQISAKITGADGTDIEDASEVGPVNLFLHSLFSQVDVSLNGRLVSQSSSTYAYRALLESLLNYGQDATTTQLTSAMFYKDTAGNMEATNPGASPATSNTGLKNRSKFTDGGKTVDMVGRLHSDIFMQDRYLLNSVDVKIKLHRSKDEFCLMASDHTAGYKVKILDAILHVRKAKLNPGVALAHAKGLERATAKYPVSRVLVKTFTVPAGDLSITKENVFLGQLPKRIILGFVANAAFNGHYKRNPYNFKHYSVNKVGVYVDGMLVPMSESLNPNFAGESGYIAAFNTLFTGLNKHNKDNTGTVNRADYKRGYTLMCFDLTADLCDFGHFNLQKTGNLRLELQFADALPETINVLVYAEFENVIQIDKSRNVIYDYGST, encoded by the exons ATGGCTTTTGTGCACGACCATAGCGCCGAATGTACAAGTTCGCAACTTGATATATTCTCTTTACCACCAACTCAAACTTCAATATTACAAGGGCACTGGGTATCGCATCATCCAGTTACTACCATAGCCGACAACGGCCCTCTAGAATTTGTTATTAGCGGAAATGAAGAGTATCTTAGTCTGAGTGATTCTTACCTTCAAATTAGCGCCAAAATCACTGGCGCTGACGGCACAGATATTGAAGATGCTAGCGAGGTTGGCCCCGTAAACCTCTTCCTACACTCCTTATTCAGTCAGGTCGATGTATCGCTCAACGGTAGACTGGTGTCACAGAGTAGTAGTACTTACGCTTACCGGGCTCTTCTTGAAAGTCTGCTCAATTACGGACAAGATGCTACGACGACCCAGCTCACATCCGCCATGTTCTACAAAGACACGGCTGGAAACATGGAAGCTACCAATCCCGGGGCTAGCCCAGCTACCTCTAACACGGGCTTAAAAAACCGGTCCAAATTCACTGATGGGGGGAAAACGGTTGACATGGTGGGGAGGTTGCATTCTGATATCTTTATGCAAGATCGTTACTTACTCAATTCTGTTGATGTCAAGATTAAATTACACAGAAGTAAGGATGAATTTTGTTTGATGGCCTCGGACCATACTGCAGGTTATAAGGTGAAAATATTAGATGCTATATTACACGTGAGGAAAGCCAAATTGAACCCCGGAGTTGCTCTTGCTCATGCTAAGGGGTTAGAACGCGCTACCGCCAAATACCCCGTGTCCAGAGTATTGGTGAAAACCTTCACCGTACCTGCCGGTGATTTATCTATCACTAAGGAAAATGTATTTCTAGGTCAACTTCCAAAAAGAATCATCCTAGGTTTTGTTGCCAATGCCGCTTTTAACGGCCATTACAAGAGGAACCCCTATAACTTTAAACATTACAGCGTAAATAAAGTTGGTGTTTATGTTGACGGTATGTTAGTACCCATGTCAGAAAGCCTAAATCCCAATTTTGCTGGGGAAAGTGGTTACATCGCCGCTTTCAATACATTGTTTACGGGACTTAACAAACACAACAAAGATAACACTGGAACCGTGAATCGTGCAGACTATAAAAGAGGATATACCCTGATGTGTTTTGATTTGACTGCCGATTTGTGCGACTTTGGACACTTCAACCTACAAAAGACTGGCAATTTACGTCTTGAACTTCAGTTTGCTGATGCACTACCAGAGACCATCAACGTGCTTGTGTACGCTGAATTTGAAAACGTAATTCAG ATTGATAAGTCCAGAAACGTCATCTACGACTACGGGTCTACTTAG